A genomic window from Peromyscus maniculatus bairdii isolate BWxNUB_F1_BW_parent chromosome 1, HU_Pman_BW_mat_3.1, whole genome shotgun sequence includes:
- the Syne4 gene encoding nesprin-4 isoform X2, whose product MALAPSLGHGFPSEPLSQPLGAPREPDITGCTIGPVPGEETSRSEQARASLGPPEHITGELKDTEPATGPPGLPLASSHEHQDGGKRCEHAISGLEVLETEQDSLRLCLLGLSFQLQDLEQGLGSWTLAHSRIVQLQALQAELRGAAERVDALLAFGEGLAERSEPRLWASLERVLRALGTHRDTIFQRLWQLQTQLISYSLVLEKANLLDRDLEAEGDSDGPAPGGIWGPWAPGTLPTPAELEWDPAGDVGGLGPSGQKISRVPGAPCELCGYRGPQGSGQGLEDLLTLGLSHRKHLAAHHRRRLRKPQDKKRQASPSPPDVMLAVDHGLPPASAPRRPLTLFFLLLFFLLLGATLLLPWSGVPCCAHARLARTPYLVLSYVNGLPPI is encoded by the exons ATGGCCCTGGCCCCATCTCTTGGCCATGGATTCCCCTCGGAGCCCCTCAGCCAACCCCTGGGTGCTCCTAGGGAGCCGGACATTACTGGCTGCACCATCGGCCCTGTGCCTGGAGAGGAGACAAGCAG GTCAGAGCAGGCCCGGGCCTCCTTGGGCCCTCCTGAGCACATCACAGGTGAACTGAAGGACACCGAGCCTGCCACTGGGCCCCCAGGACTACCCCTGGCCTCTTCCCATGAGCATCAAGATGGGGGCAAGCGCTGCGAG CATGCCATCTCTGGCCTGGAAGTCCTAGAAACGGAGCAGGACAGCCTACGTCTTTGTCTGTTGGGGTTGAGCTTCCAGCTACAGGACCTGGAACAAGGCCTTGGATCTTGGACACTGGCCCACAGCAGGATTGTCCAGCTGCAG GCCCTACAGGCAGAGCTGCGCGGGGCAGCCGAGCGCGTGGATGCATTGCTGGCCTTTGGTGAGGGATTGGCAGAGAGGAGTGAGCCCAGGCTCTGGGCCTCTCTGGAGCGGGTCCTGAGGGCCCTGGGAACCCACCGAGACACCATCTTCCAACGGCTCTGGCAGCTGCAGACACAGCTGATCAGCTATAGCCTG GTGCTTGAGAAGGCCAACCTCCTGGACCGGGACTTGGAAGCTGAGGGAGACTCAGACGGGCCAGCACCTGGTGGAATCTGGGGGCCCTGGGCACCCGGTACCCTCCCTACTCCTGCAGAGTTGGAATGGGACCCAGCAGGGGATGTTGGGGGTCTTGGGCCCTCAGGGCAAAAGATATCTCGGGTACCAGGAGCTCCCTGTGAGCTGTGTGGCTACAGGGGACCCCAGGGCAGCGGACAGGGCCTTGAG GACCTGCTCACGTTGGGGCTCAGCCACCGGAAACACTTAGCAGCTCACCATCGAAGGCGTCTCCGGAAGCCTCAG GACAAGAAGAGGCAAGCCTCTCCCAGTCCACCGGATGTGATGCTGGCGGTGGATCATGG GCTCCCCCCTGCTTCTGCACCCAGGCGGCCCCtgaccctcttctttctccttctcttcttccttctgctgGGTGCCACGTTGTTGCTGCCCTGGTCAGGGGTCCCCTGCTGTGCTCATGCCCGACTGGCCAGGACGCCCTACCTGGTGCTCAGCTACGTCAATGGACTCCCTCCAATCTGA
- the Alkbh6 gene encoding putative RNA/DNA demethylase ALKBH6 isoform X1: MEEQDARVPALEPFRVEQAPPLIYYVPDFISKEEEEYLLRQVFNAPKPKWTQLSGRKLQNWGGLPHPRGMVPERLPPWLQRYVDKVSDLSLFGGLPANHVLVNQYLPGEGIMPHEDGPLYYPTVSTISLGSHTVLDFYEPRQPEDDVPIEQPRPPPQPITSLLVEPRSLLVLRGTAYTHLLHGIAATRVDELDATSLPPNAAACQLALPGAHLVRGTRVSLTIRRVPRVLRASLLLSK, translated from the exons ATGGAGGAGCAGGACGCCAGGGTCCCCGCACTGGAGCCATTCAGGGTGGAGCAG GCACCTCCTCTAATCTACTACGTCCCTGACTTCATctccaaggaagaggaggagtatTTGCTTCGACAG GTTTTCAACGCCCCAAAGCCAAAGTGGACCCAGCTGTCTGGGAGGAAGCTCCAGAACTGGG GTGggctcccccacccccggggGATGGTCCCTGAGCGACTTCCTCCATGGCTTCAGCGCTACGTGGACAAAGTGTCTGACCTCAGCCTTTTTGGGGGTCTCCCAGCTAACCATGTCCTTGTGAACCAATATCTGCCTGGCGAGGGCATCATG cctcaTGAAGATGGACCTCTGTACTATCCAACTGTCAGCACCATCAGCCTGGGCTCCCACACTGTCCTTGATTTCTATGAACCTCGACAGCCAGAGGATGATGTCCCTATTGAACAG CCCCGGCCGCCTCCACAGCCCATCACCTCGCTGCTGGTGGAACCTCGCAGCCTGCTGGTGCTCCGGGGCACAgcgtacacacacctgctccacgGGATCGCAGCCACCCGTGTGGATGAGTTGGATGCCACCTCGCTGCCGCCCAATGCGGCCGCGTGCCAGTTGGCGCTGCCCGGAGCCCACCTGGTGCGCGGCACCCGAGTCTCCCTCACCATTCGCCGCGTGCCTCGAGTGCTGCGCGCCAGCCTCCTGCTGAGCAAGTGA
- the Syne4 gene encoding nesprin-4 isoform X8, whose translation MALAPSLGHGFPSEPLSQPLGAPREPDITGCTIGPVPGEETSRSEQARASLGPPEHITGELKDTEPATGPPGLPLASSHEHQDGGKRCEHAISGLEVLETEQDSLRLCLLGLSFQLQDLEQGLGSWTLAHSRIVQLQALQAELRGAAERVDALLAFGEGLAERSEPRLWASLERVLRALGTHRDTIFQRLWQLQTQLISYSLVLEKANLLDRDLEAEGDSDGPAPGGIWGPWAPGPAHVGAQPPETLSSSPSKASPEASGQEEASLSQSTGCDAGGGSWAPPCFCTQAAPDPLLSPSLLPSAGCHVVAALVRGPLLCSCPTGQDALPGAQLRQWTPSNLSPQPRHVY comes from the exons ATGGCCCTGGCCCCATCTCTTGGCCATGGATTCCCCTCGGAGCCCCTCAGCCAACCCCTGGGTGCTCCTAGGGAGCCGGACATTACTGGCTGCACCATCGGCCCTGTGCCTGGAGAGGAGACAAGCAG GTCAGAGCAGGCCCGGGCCTCCTTGGGCCCTCCTGAGCACATCACAGGTGAACTGAAGGACACCGAGCCTGCCACTGGGCCCCCAGGACTACCCCTGGCCTCTTCCCATGAGCATCAAGATGGGGGCAAGCGCTGCGAG CATGCCATCTCTGGCCTGGAAGTCCTAGAAACGGAGCAGGACAGCCTACGTCTTTGTCTGTTGGGGTTGAGCTTCCAGCTACAGGACCTGGAACAAGGCCTTGGATCTTGGACACTGGCCCACAGCAGGATTGTCCAGCTGCAG GCCCTACAGGCAGAGCTGCGCGGGGCAGCCGAGCGCGTGGATGCATTGCTGGCCTTTGGTGAGGGATTGGCAGAGAGGAGTGAGCCCAGGCTCTGGGCCTCTCTGGAGCGGGTCCTGAGGGCCCTGGGAACCCACCGAGACACCATCTTCCAACGGCTCTGGCAGCTGCAGACACAGCTGATCAGCTATAGCCTG GTGCTTGAGAAGGCCAACCTCCTGGACCGGGACTTGGAAGCTGAGGGAGACTCAGACGGGCCAGCACCTGGTGGAATCTGGGGGCCCTGGGCACCCG GACCTGCTCACGTTGGGGCTCAGCCACCGGAAACACTTAGCAGCTCACCATCGAAGGCGTCTCCGGAAGCCTCAG GACAAGAAGAGGCAAGCCTCTCCCAGTCCACCGGATGTGATGCTGGCGGTGGATCATGG GCTCCCCCCTGCTTCTGCACCCAGGCGGCCCCtgaccctcttctttctccttctcttcttccttctgctgGGTGCCACGTTGTTGCTGCCCTGGTCAGGGGTCCCCTGCTGTGCTCATGCCCGACTGGCCAGGACGCCCTACCTGGTGCTCAGCTACGTCAATGGACTCCCTCCAATCTGAGTCCACAGCCCAGACACGTGTATTAA
- the Syne4 gene encoding nesprin-4 isoform X7 — MALAPSLGHGFPSEPLSQPLGAPREPDITGCTIGPVPGEETSRSEQARASLGPPEHITGELKDTEPATGPPGLPLASSHEHQDGGKRCEHAISGLEVLETEQDSLRLCLLGLSFQLQDLEQGLGSWTLAHSRIVQLQALQAELRGAAERVDALLAFGEGLAERSEPRLWASLERVLRALGTHRDTIFQRLWQLQTQLISYSLVLEKANLLDRDLEAEGDSDGPAPGGIWGPWAPGPAHVGAQPPETLSSSPSKASPEASGQEEASLSQSTGCDAGGGSWGSPAVLMPDWPGRPTWCSATSMDSLQSESTAQTRVLNGCFPKMSENIECLRTWKWRQPGYVSTAPFIPVCLRAEHGTE, encoded by the exons ATGGCCCTGGCCCCATCTCTTGGCCATGGATTCCCCTCGGAGCCCCTCAGCCAACCCCTGGGTGCTCCTAGGGAGCCGGACATTACTGGCTGCACCATCGGCCCTGTGCCTGGAGAGGAGACAAGCAG GTCAGAGCAGGCCCGGGCCTCCTTGGGCCCTCCTGAGCACATCACAGGTGAACTGAAGGACACCGAGCCTGCCACTGGGCCCCCAGGACTACCCCTGGCCTCTTCCCATGAGCATCAAGATGGGGGCAAGCGCTGCGAG CATGCCATCTCTGGCCTGGAAGTCCTAGAAACGGAGCAGGACAGCCTACGTCTTTGTCTGTTGGGGTTGAGCTTCCAGCTACAGGACCTGGAACAAGGCCTTGGATCTTGGACACTGGCCCACAGCAGGATTGTCCAGCTGCAG GCCCTACAGGCAGAGCTGCGCGGGGCAGCCGAGCGCGTGGATGCATTGCTGGCCTTTGGTGAGGGATTGGCAGAGAGGAGTGAGCCCAGGCTCTGGGCCTCTCTGGAGCGGGTCCTGAGGGCCCTGGGAACCCACCGAGACACCATCTTCCAACGGCTCTGGCAGCTGCAGACACAGCTGATCAGCTATAGCCTG GTGCTTGAGAAGGCCAACCTCCTGGACCGGGACTTGGAAGCTGAGGGAGACTCAGACGGGCCAGCACCTGGTGGAATCTGGGGGCCCTGGGCACCCG GACCTGCTCACGTTGGGGCTCAGCCACCGGAAACACTTAGCAGCTCACCATCGAAGGCGTCTCCGGAAGCCTCAG GACAAGAAGAGGCAAGCCTCTCCCAGTCCACCGGATGTGATGCTGGCGGTGGATCATGG GGGTCCCCTGCTGTGCTCATGCCCGACTGGCCAGGACGCCCTACCTGGTGCTCAGCTACGTCAATGGACTCCCTCCAATCTGAGTCCACAGCCCAGACACGTGTATTAAATGGTTGCTTTCCAAAGATGTCTGAGAATATTGAGTGCTTGAGAACCTGGAAATGGAGACAGCCTGGGTATGTTTCGACAGCCCCTTTTATACCTGTGTGTCTGAGGGCAGAACACGGAACAGAATGA
- the Syne4 gene encoding nesprin-4 isoform X5, whose product MALAPSLGHGFPSEPLSQPLGAPREPDITGCTIGPVPGEETSRSEQARASLGPPEHITGELKDTEPATGPPGLPLASSHEHQDGGKRCEHAISGLEVLETEQDSLRLCLLGLSFQLQDLEQGLGSWTLAHSRIVQLQALQAELRGAAERVDALLAFGEGLAERSEPRLWASLERVLRALGTHRDTIFQRLWQLQTQLISYSLVLEKANLLDRDLEAEGDSDGPAPGGIWGPWAPGTLPTPAELEWDPAGDVGGLGPSGQKISRVPGAPCELCGYRGPQGSGQGLEDLLTLGLSHRKHLAAHHRRRLRKPQDKKRQASPSPPDVMLAVDHGGPLLCSCPTGQDALPGAQLRQWTPSNLSPQPRHVY is encoded by the exons ATGGCCCTGGCCCCATCTCTTGGCCATGGATTCCCCTCGGAGCCCCTCAGCCAACCCCTGGGTGCTCCTAGGGAGCCGGACATTACTGGCTGCACCATCGGCCCTGTGCCTGGAGAGGAGACAAGCAG GTCAGAGCAGGCCCGGGCCTCCTTGGGCCCTCCTGAGCACATCACAGGTGAACTGAAGGACACCGAGCCTGCCACTGGGCCCCCAGGACTACCCCTGGCCTCTTCCCATGAGCATCAAGATGGGGGCAAGCGCTGCGAG CATGCCATCTCTGGCCTGGAAGTCCTAGAAACGGAGCAGGACAGCCTACGTCTTTGTCTGTTGGGGTTGAGCTTCCAGCTACAGGACCTGGAACAAGGCCTTGGATCTTGGACACTGGCCCACAGCAGGATTGTCCAGCTGCAG GCCCTACAGGCAGAGCTGCGCGGGGCAGCCGAGCGCGTGGATGCATTGCTGGCCTTTGGTGAGGGATTGGCAGAGAGGAGTGAGCCCAGGCTCTGGGCCTCTCTGGAGCGGGTCCTGAGGGCCCTGGGAACCCACCGAGACACCATCTTCCAACGGCTCTGGCAGCTGCAGACACAGCTGATCAGCTATAGCCTG GTGCTTGAGAAGGCCAACCTCCTGGACCGGGACTTGGAAGCTGAGGGAGACTCAGACGGGCCAGCACCTGGTGGAATCTGGGGGCCCTGGGCACCCGGTACCCTCCCTACTCCTGCAGAGTTGGAATGGGACCCAGCAGGGGATGTTGGGGGTCTTGGGCCCTCAGGGCAAAAGATATCTCGGGTACCAGGAGCTCCCTGTGAGCTGTGTGGCTACAGGGGACCCCAGGGCAGCGGACAGGGCCTTGAG GACCTGCTCACGTTGGGGCTCAGCCACCGGAAACACTTAGCAGCTCACCATCGAAGGCGTCTCCGGAAGCCTCAG GACAAGAAGAGGCAAGCCTCTCCCAGTCCACCGGATGTGATGCTGGCGGTGGATCATGG GGGTCCCCTGCTGTGCTCATGCCCGACTGGCCAGGACGCCCTACCTGGTGCTCAGCTACGTCAATGGACTCCCTCCAATCTGAGTCCACAGCCCAGACACGTGTATTAA
- the Syne4 gene encoding nesprin-4 isoform X6, whose product MALAPSLGHGFPSEPLSQPLGAPREPDITGCTIGPVPGEETSRSEQARASLGPPEHITGELKDTEPATGPPGLPLASSHEHQDGGKRCEHAISGLEVLETEQDSLRLCLLGLSFQLQDLEQGLGSWTLAHSRIVQLQALQAELRGAAERVDALLAFGEGLAERSEPRLWASLERVLRALGTHRDTIFQRLWQLQTQLISYSLVLEKANLLDRDLEAEGDSDGPAPGGIWGPWAPGPAHVGAQPPETLSSSPSKASPEASGVASFHSAAGRCLPSGQEEASLSQSTGCDAGGGSWAPPCFCTQAAPDPLLSPSLLPSAGCHVVAALVRGPLLCSCPTGQDALPGAQLRQWTPSNLSPQPRHVY is encoded by the exons ATGGCCCTGGCCCCATCTCTTGGCCATGGATTCCCCTCGGAGCCCCTCAGCCAACCCCTGGGTGCTCCTAGGGAGCCGGACATTACTGGCTGCACCATCGGCCCTGTGCCTGGAGAGGAGACAAGCAG GTCAGAGCAGGCCCGGGCCTCCTTGGGCCCTCCTGAGCACATCACAGGTGAACTGAAGGACACCGAGCCTGCCACTGGGCCCCCAGGACTACCCCTGGCCTCTTCCCATGAGCATCAAGATGGGGGCAAGCGCTGCGAG CATGCCATCTCTGGCCTGGAAGTCCTAGAAACGGAGCAGGACAGCCTACGTCTTTGTCTGTTGGGGTTGAGCTTCCAGCTACAGGACCTGGAACAAGGCCTTGGATCTTGGACACTGGCCCACAGCAGGATTGTCCAGCTGCAG GCCCTACAGGCAGAGCTGCGCGGGGCAGCCGAGCGCGTGGATGCATTGCTGGCCTTTGGTGAGGGATTGGCAGAGAGGAGTGAGCCCAGGCTCTGGGCCTCTCTGGAGCGGGTCCTGAGGGCCCTGGGAACCCACCGAGACACCATCTTCCAACGGCTCTGGCAGCTGCAGACACAGCTGATCAGCTATAGCCTG GTGCTTGAGAAGGCCAACCTCCTGGACCGGGACTTGGAAGCTGAGGGAGACTCAGACGGGCCAGCACCTGGTGGAATCTGGGGGCCCTGGGCACCCG GACCTGCTCACGTTGGGGCTCAGCCACCGGAAACACTTAGCAGCTCACCATCGAAGGCGTCTCCGGAAGCCTCAG GTGTCGCTTCCTTTCATTCTGCTGCTGGCCGCTGTCTACCCTCAGGACAAGAAGAGGCAAGCCTCTCCCAGTCCACCGGATGTGATGCTGGCGGTGGATCATGG GCTCCCCCCTGCTTCTGCACCCAGGCGGCCCCtgaccctcttctttctccttctcttcttccttctgctgGGTGCCACGTTGTTGCTGCCCTGGTCAGGGGTCCCCTGCTGTGCTCATGCCCGACTGGCCAGGACGCCCTACCTGGTGCTCAGCTACGTCAATGGACTCCCTCCAATCTGAGTCCACAGCCCAGACACGTGTATTAA
- the Alkbh6 gene encoding putative RNA/DNA demethylase ALKBH6 isoform X2: MVPERLPPWLQRYVDKVSDLSLFGGLPANHVLVNQYLPGEGIMPHEDGPLYYPTVSTISLGSHTVLDFYEPRQPEDDVPIEQPRPPPQPITSLLVEPRSLLVLRGTAYTHLLHGIAATRVDELDATSLPPNAAACQLALPGAHLVRGTRVSLTIRRVPRVLRASLLLSK, encoded by the exons ATGGTCCCTGAGCGACTTCCTCCATGGCTTCAGCGCTACGTGGACAAAGTGTCTGACCTCAGCCTTTTTGGGGGTCTCCCAGCTAACCATGTCCTTGTGAACCAATATCTGCCTGGCGAGGGCATCATG cctcaTGAAGATGGACCTCTGTACTATCCAACTGTCAGCACCATCAGCCTGGGCTCCCACACTGTCCTTGATTTCTATGAACCTCGACAGCCAGAGGATGATGTCCCTATTGAACAG CCCCGGCCGCCTCCACAGCCCATCACCTCGCTGCTGGTGGAACCTCGCAGCCTGCTGGTGCTCCGGGGCACAgcgtacacacacctgctccacgGGATCGCAGCCACCCGTGTGGATGAGTTGGATGCCACCTCGCTGCCGCCCAATGCGGCCGCGTGCCAGTTGGCGCTGCCCGGAGCCCACCTGGTGCGCGGCACCCGAGTCTCCCTCACCATTCGCCGCGTGCCTCGAGTGCTGCGCGCCAGCCTCCTGCTGAGCAAGTGA
- the Sdhaf1 gene encoding succinate dehydrogenase assembly factor 1, mitochondrial produces MSRPSRLQRQVLSLYRELLRAGRGKPGAEARVRAEFRQHASLPRTDVLRIEYLYRRGRRQLQLLRSGHATAMGTFVRTRGPTEEPTDTATPGTTLDDSDSPKSPCEGTGARETRSGGR; encoded by the coding sequence ATGAGCCGGCCCAGCAGGCTGCAGAGGCAAGTTCTGAGCCTGTACCGAGAGCTGCTGCGCGCCGGGCGGGGGAAACCGGGCGCCGAGGCGCGGGTGCGAGCCGAGTTCCGGCAGCACGCCAGCCTTCCGCGCACCGACGTGCTGCGTATCGAGTATCTGTACCGCCGGGGACGGCGCCAGCTACAGCTGCTGCGTTCCGGCCACGCCACGGCCATGGGTACCTTCGTGCGCACTCGGGGACCGACTGAGGAACCCACCGACACGGCAACCCCAGGGACCACGCTGGACGATAGCGATAGCCCAAAGAGTCCTTGTGAAGGCACAGGGGCGCGGGAGACGAGATCCGGTGGACGGTGA
- the Syne4 gene encoding nesprin-4 isoform X1 — protein MALAPSLGHGFPSEPLSQPLGAPREPDITGCTIGPVPGEETSRSEQARASLGPPEHITGELKDTEPATGPPGLPLASSHEHQDGGKRCEHAISGLEVLETEQDSLRLCLLGLSFQLQDLEQGLGSWTLAHSRIVQLQALQAELRGAAERVDALLAFGEGLAERSEPRLWASLERVLRALGTHRDTIFQRLWQLQTQLISYSLVLEKANLLDRDLEAEGDSDGPAPGGIWGPWAPGTLPTPAELEWDPAGDVGGLGPSGQKISRVPGAPCELCGYRGPQGSGQGLEDLLTLGLSHRKHLAAHHRRRLRKPQVSLPFILLLAAVYPQDKKRQASPSPPDVMLAVDHGLPPASAPRRPLTLFFLLLFFLLLGATLLLPWSGVPCCAHARLARTPYLVLSYVNGLPPI, from the exons ATGGCCCTGGCCCCATCTCTTGGCCATGGATTCCCCTCGGAGCCCCTCAGCCAACCCCTGGGTGCTCCTAGGGAGCCGGACATTACTGGCTGCACCATCGGCCCTGTGCCTGGAGAGGAGACAAGCAG GTCAGAGCAGGCCCGGGCCTCCTTGGGCCCTCCTGAGCACATCACAGGTGAACTGAAGGACACCGAGCCTGCCACTGGGCCCCCAGGACTACCCCTGGCCTCTTCCCATGAGCATCAAGATGGGGGCAAGCGCTGCGAG CATGCCATCTCTGGCCTGGAAGTCCTAGAAACGGAGCAGGACAGCCTACGTCTTTGTCTGTTGGGGTTGAGCTTCCAGCTACAGGACCTGGAACAAGGCCTTGGATCTTGGACACTGGCCCACAGCAGGATTGTCCAGCTGCAG GCCCTACAGGCAGAGCTGCGCGGGGCAGCCGAGCGCGTGGATGCATTGCTGGCCTTTGGTGAGGGATTGGCAGAGAGGAGTGAGCCCAGGCTCTGGGCCTCTCTGGAGCGGGTCCTGAGGGCCCTGGGAACCCACCGAGACACCATCTTCCAACGGCTCTGGCAGCTGCAGACACAGCTGATCAGCTATAGCCTG GTGCTTGAGAAGGCCAACCTCCTGGACCGGGACTTGGAAGCTGAGGGAGACTCAGACGGGCCAGCACCTGGTGGAATCTGGGGGCCCTGGGCACCCGGTACCCTCCCTACTCCTGCAGAGTTGGAATGGGACCCAGCAGGGGATGTTGGGGGTCTTGGGCCCTCAGGGCAAAAGATATCTCGGGTACCAGGAGCTCCCTGTGAGCTGTGTGGCTACAGGGGACCCCAGGGCAGCGGACAGGGCCTTGAG GACCTGCTCACGTTGGGGCTCAGCCACCGGAAACACTTAGCAGCTCACCATCGAAGGCGTCTCCGGAAGCCTCAG GTGTCGCTTCCTTTCATTCTGCTGCTGGCCGCTGTCTACCCTCAGGACAAGAAGAGGCAAGCCTCTCCCAGTCCACCGGATGTGATGCTGGCGGTGGATCATGG GCTCCCCCCTGCTTCTGCACCCAGGCGGCCCCtgaccctcttctttctccttctcttcttccttctgctgGGTGCCACGTTGTTGCTGCCCTGGTCAGGGGTCCCCTGCTGTGCTCATGCCCGACTGGCCAGGACGCCCTACCTGGTGCTCAGCTACGTCAATGGACTCCCTCCAATCTGA
- the Syne4 gene encoding nesprin-4 isoform X4, with translation MALAPSLGHGFPSEPLSQPLGAPREPDITGCTIGPVPGEETSRSEQARASLGPPEHITGELKDTEPATGPPGLPLASSHEHQDGGKRCEHAISGLEVLETEQDSLRLCLLGLSFQLQDLEQGLGSWTLAHSRIVQLQALQAELRGAAERVDALLAFGEGLAERSEPRLWASLERVLRALGTHRDTIFQRLWQLQTQLISYSLVLEKANLLDRDLEAEGDSDGPAPGGIWGPWAPGPAHVGAQPPETLSSSPSKASPEASGVASFHSAAGRCLPSGQEEASLSQSTGCDAGGGSWGSPAVLMPDWPGRPTWCSATSMDSLQSESTAQTRVLNGCFPKMSENIECLRTWKWRQPGYVSTAPFIPVCLRAEHGTE, from the exons ATGGCCCTGGCCCCATCTCTTGGCCATGGATTCCCCTCGGAGCCCCTCAGCCAACCCCTGGGTGCTCCTAGGGAGCCGGACATTACTGGCTGCACCATCGGCCCTGTGCCTGGAGAGGAGACAAGCAG GTCAGAGCAGGCCCGGGCCTCCTTGGGCCCTCCTGAGCACATCACAGGTGAACTGAAGGACACCGAGCCTGCCACTGGGCCCCCAGGACTACCCCTGGCCTCTTCCCATGAGCATCAAGATGGGGGCAAGCGCTGCGAG CATGCCATCTCTGGCCTGGAAGTCCTAGAAACGGAGCAGGACAGCCTACGTCTTTGTCTGTTGGGGTTGAGCTTCCAGCTACAGGACCTGGAACAAGGCCTTGGATCTTGGACACTGGCCCACAGCAGGATTGTCCAGCTGCAG GCCCTACAGGCAGAGCTGCGCGGGGCAGCCGAGCGCGTGGATGCATTGCTGGCCTTTGGTGAGGGATTGGCAGAGAGGAGTGAGCCCAGGCTCTGGGCCTCTCTGGAGCGGGTCCTGAGGGCCCTGGGAACCCACCGAGACACCATCTTCCAACGGCTCTGGCAGCTGCAGACACAGCTGATCAGCTATAGCCTG GTGCTTGAGAAGGCCAACCTCCTGGACCGGGACTTGGAAGCTGAGGGAGACTCAGACGGGCCAGCACCTGGTGGAATCTGGGGGCCCTGGGCACCCG GACCTGCTCACGTTGGGGCTCAGCCACCGGAAACACTTAGCAGCTCACCATCGAAGGCGTCTCCGGAAGCCTCAG GTGTCGCTTCCTTTCATTCTGCTGCTGGCCGCTGTCTACCCTCAGGACAAGAAGAGGCAAGCCTCTCCCAGTCCACCGGATGTGATGCTGGCGGTGGATCATGG GGGTCCCCTGCTGTGCTCATGCCCGACTGGCCAGGACGCCCTACCTGGTGCTCAGCTACGTCAATGGACTCCCTCCAATCTGAGTCCACAGCCCAGACACGTGTATTAAATGGTTGCTTTCCAAAGATGTCTGAGAATATTGAGTGCTTGAGAACCTGGAAATGGAGACAGCCTGGGTATGTTTCGACAGCCCCTTTTATACCTGTGTGTCTGAGGGCAGAACACGGAACAGAATGA
- the Syne4 gene encoding nesprin-4 isoform X3 → MALAPSLGHGFPSEPLSQPLGAPREPDITGCTIGPVPGEETSRSEQARASLGPPEHITGELKDTEPATGPPGLPLASSHEHQDGGKRCEHAISGLEVLETEQDSLRLCLLGLSFQLQDLEQGLGSWTLAHSRIVQLQALQAELRGAAERVDALLAFGEGLAERSEPRLWASLERVLRALGTHRDTIFQRLWQLQTQLISYSLVLEKANLLDRDLEAEGDSDGPAPGGIWGPWAPGTLPTPAELEWDPAGDVGGLGPSGQKISRVPGAPCELCGYRGPQGSGQGLEDLLTLGLSHRKHLAAHHRRRLRKPQVSLPFILLLAAVYPQDKKRQASPSPPDVMLAVDHGGPLLCSCPTGQDALPGAQLRQWTPSNLSPQPRHVY, encoded by the exons ATGGCCCTGGCCCCATCTCTTGGCCATGGATTCCCCTCGGAGCCCCTCAGCCAACCCCTGGGTGCTCCTAGGGAGCCGGACATTACTGGCTGCACCATCGGCCCTGTGCCTGGAGAGGAGACAAGCAG GTCAGAGCAGGCCCGGGCCTCCTTGGGCCCTCCTGAGCACATCACAGGTGAACTGAAGGACACCGAGCCTGCCACTGGGCCCCCAGGACTACCCCTGGCCTCTTCCCATGAGCATCAAGATGGGGGCAAGCGCTGCGAG CATGCCATCTCTGGCCTGGAAGTCCTAGAAACGGAGCAGGACAGCCTACGTCTTTGTCTGTTGGGGTTGAGCTTCCAGCTACAGGACCTGGAACAAGGCCTTGGATCTTGGACACTGGCCCACAGCAGGATTGTCCAGCTGCAG GCCCTACAGGCAGAGCTGCGCGGGGCAGCCGAGCGCGTGGATGCATTGCTGGCCTTTGGTGAGGGATTGGCAGAGAGGAGTGAGCCCAGGCTCTGGGCCTCTCTGGAGCGGGTCCTGAGGGCCCTGGGAACCCACCGAGACACCATCTTCCAACGGCTCTGGCAGCTGCAGACACAGCTGATCAGCTATAGCCTG GTGCTTGAGAAGGCCAACCTCCTGGACCGGGACTTGGAAGCTGAGGGAGACTCAGACGGGCCAGCACCTGGTGGAATCTGGGGGCCCTGGGCACCCGGTACCCTCCCTACTCCTGCAGAGTTGGAATGGGACCCAGCAGGGGATGTTGGGGGTCTTGGGCCCTCAGGGCAAAAGATATCTCGGGTACCAGGAGCTCCCTGTGAGCTGTGTGGCTACAGGGGACCCCAGGGCAGCGGACAGGGCCTTGAG GACCTGCTCACGTTGGGGCTCAGCCACCGGAAACACTTAGCAGCTCACCATCGAAGGCGTCTCCGGAAGCCTCAG GTGTCGCTTCCTTTCATTCTGCTGCTGGCCGCTGTCTACCCTCAGGACAAGAAGAGGCAAGCCTCTCCCAGTCCACCGGATGTGATGCTGGCGGTGGATCATGG GGGTCCCCTGCTGTGCTCATGCCCGACTGGCCAGGACGCCCTACCTGGTGCTCAGCTACGTCAATGGACTCCCTCCAATCTGAGTCCACAGCCCAGACACGTGTATTAA